The following proteins are encoded in a genomic region of Hymenobacter siberiensis:
- a CDS encoding response regulator, protein MSANLNHIVLVDDNETTSFLNNRLLGRLAVADHVSTFSRADEAFEQLWGDNTTECSVPAPDLVFVDLKMPGVSGFEFLELYNALPQPVQDQTVMAVLTTSMHGADTARVAQYPNVEYLTKPLTEEKMRKLLEKRFQ, encoded by the coding sequence ATGTCTGCTAATTTGAATCACATTGTACTCGTTGACGACAACGAAACCACGAGCTTTCTCAACAACCGGCTGCTGGGGCGGCTCGCGGTGGCCGACCACGTCAGCACGTTTTCGCGGGCCGATGAAGCCTTCGAGCAGCTCTGGGGTGACAACACTACCGAGTGCAGCGTGCCCGCGCCCGACCTCGTGTTTGTAGACCTGAAAATGCCCGGCGTGTCCGGCTTCGAGTTCCTGGAGCTCTACAATGCTCTGCCCCAACCCGTGCAGGACCAGACCGTAATGGCCGTGCTCACCACCTCCATGCACGGGGCCGATACCGCCCGCGTGGCCCAGTACCCCAACGTAGAGTACCTGACCAAGCCCCTCACCGAGGAAAAAATGCGCAAGCTGCTGGAAAAGCGCTTTCAATAA